One window of the Chitinophaga niabensis genome contains the following:
- a CDS encoding Calx-beta domain-containing protein codes for MKKPRYAGANHLRFAIVAIMAFFFLCGEVHAQAQTAVINPTGGTALDNNLRIEVRDSCILVRRKGVDQYNLDNSLPKEDIGLRTYFTLEQRFGPFQEKTPKYVKACEISDVYGDGSLGNPYKIVTLSSFQNLNSATYNVTTVYTYVNGTSYYNIDFFISSDEEALNGPVGAERGGQYYIHIYLSQRNWMGTEDCSTGFFSGETSVVFDPYLNQGMPDPAQTIKSIVGYKRDNASCPSGPEGVNVFKTNAGFTSWFAGPTNSRDTKVNPGFLLSNNINIVPQAQGVAVHKAVFMDATAMEINHAIKRFAVGFDSTELKNVFVQDPNPPPGFTHFPFGKATIELSDANPSGPEGDNTHVISNLTLKVSGARFNLPQLATVKVYPTTSGTNDAVAGTDYEVLYAKILIPAGDYTFVPGNFPLNNILIKGDDDLDPNKTLRVELTNDCSPHLQLGTVTDVIYTIEDDDANDLFIEPAQTTLEEGKSMKVKVRMSGTPLLTDVVVTLAKGTADAEATDHSVIPATVTIPAGSLFYEFDFDATADRILEPATESLDITATATISGINRTHTTTISIIDTTGLNPANKIITFTSPATTEGNNATITASLPIGVTTELPVVIAMTEDFSSTTDPTDFGVAFPSGMTIPAAGNNISFTLPVASDAKLELQESLVYNGSSTGFAVNSGQLDVIQEAVNLTLEFGDPAITQMTEGDANPGIIVRLPYATDFAFDVELEIDPTSTVNIDDYYYPDPADFKIHFYPGMDYAAFNLFEILPDNWLELQEKLVIKASSPGFTATTATLLINDGNVVTPGRFEYFLETVDGLTDYTEGETVQLKITAVGDLSSEPITFTIGTASTDINITAADYELPLTVTLPPFQDVVTFDLKLKTDALAETDEQLIITADGDIVGTPYSLSPLIVNIKDGINPVIEFTASDVTEGGTATVTATLQSGVALTDIVITPQRISGSAIDDDIVLPATVTILAGSSSSLPFTISAVPDDILERQETLELGGTATGYIIAPVTLNVNDATSAVSANKNITLTPVTTDITEGNTVKVWIRLPGSITTSEELSIDLTASSVTLLGTEYTILPVNVKIPAGGHEISFDLTANTDNVLEPDELLDITASSRIFDEDKTATTQITIKDATGTAANKTITVGNAVSIAEGLTANYAFSLPLGITTQDPLVIQLTPGLGTDAAAGDFVGNVYPLSVTIPANGNTSTLSVQPKADGIIENQEKLILVPSSLGYTFTRNVDLDIIDADLAGATIVLSAAAANVAEGSSVRITATLQGSLTASTPINVVLSKDGASVAGATDHGALGTITIAAGDADGFVDITANTDLILENTESLILNGTATGITVTGTTVNITDATGTSANKQLTLTPDASTVAEGGSIQVKVSLPASIITSAAQTISLTSGTGTVATLLGTEYTLPATVTIPAGGSEATFTLTANTDQIIEPNETLEIRATATIFGEAVTISSNVAITDVTASKLITITGATTVTEGSNVTITFSLPGGTTTAEALDIDLAVAGTSTALPADFNGVFPAKVTIPANGDHIDLTLSAKTDGVIEALEKLELIPSATGGFTFSKNVELDVVDNDLSGASILLTTSSANLLEGGTATITATLQGGLIAGSDIVITLSKAGTSAVANDEHNALTTITIPATQSAGTFTLTANTDDLLEPSENLDIAGMASGFTVIPVTVNIADLNGQNSNNKIFTITPVAASVPEGSSTVVKISLPSPHRTQDALTITLSRGALSSASLQTSEYNDFTGSVVIPAGGNEVTFNLDALTDNSIEPTEQLQLEATAMVYGTSITAKTTVSITDVTASKLITISGAATVTEGGNATITFSLPGGITTAEALDIDLAVAGTSSALPADFNGVFPTKVTIPANGDHIDLTLSAKTDGIIEALEKLELIPGATGGFTFNKNVELDVVDNDATGATIVLSAAATNVAEGSSVRITATIQGSLTSATSITVVLSKDGASVADAADHGALGTITITAGVADGFVDITANTDLILENTESLILNGTATGFTVTGTTVNITDATGTSANKQLTLTPDASTVAEGGSIQVKVSLPANIITSAAQTISLTSGTGTVATLLGTEYTLPATVTIPAGGSEATFTLTANTDQIIEPNETLEIRATATIFGEAVTISSNVAITDVTASKLITITSVTTVTEGSNVTITFSLPGGTTTAGALDIDLAVAGTSTALPADFNGIFPTKVTIPANGDHIDLTLSAKTDGVIEALEKLELIPSATGGFTFNKNVELDVVDNDAAGATIVLTTAAANVAEGNTVRITATIQGSLISSTNITIALTKDGASVADATDHGALGTITIAAGAADGFVDITANTDLILENTESLILNGTATGFTVTGTTVNITDATGTSANKQLTLTPDASTVAEGGSIQVKVSLPANIITSAAQTISLTSGTGTVATLLGTEYTLPATVTIPAGGSEATFTLTANTDQIIEPNETLEIKATATIFGEAVTTSSNVAITDVTASKLITISGATTVTEGNSTTIIFSLPGGITTAEAIEINLAPGINTPAVVAADLNGGIPDKVIIPAGGNDATLTIQANTDGVIETVEKLHLIPSAAGGFTFSQDVSLDVLDENHSGTITFTSNTAAVLEAKGVATITVSLPGVLTAGSDIQVNITKGSSTASLSDHSALPASVTIVTGQHETTFTVSAPMDLILEGTENLVLEGSALGYGVSGTTIQIEDSTHRDPLNTVISLHPNGSSIAEGTTGHFYVSLPPNVESSTPVTVQLAKAGASSTAADTDHTNIPASITIPANNNTSANFDISAVIDGIIEPIETVQVDGVVPAGFTFASAGIDITDATGLTLANRQIRITIDSTILHEGNTSKVIFALPTGITSATDIAITVSAYSSFSANAADFTLTPNTVILPKDVNEVTVVLEAIEDNTDEPDEQLRLTGTAASFTVLHSNTVSIPGSGAPAVTVTAVKTTDASEPSTPGVFTIKLPGSTAAPADITVNYTVTGSAVSNEDYEPLSGVAIIKAGDNGATVPVVVKDDQIIEGDETLQLTIQSASFVHFGNTIAANVDNTGGAGMLILDDENIAEGRKILIEKISDASEPSGNGSVRVRFAHAQFTATVPVTVTYTVSGTAAADVDYNALSGTVTIPAGDNDAIIHIVPKDDTDLEGTETIIIQLTGASAGLPLATQQQATVNLADNDMMTVEVSAPASVTEGTAIPVKVRASQITPVDMPVIISLQHDAFRTVTTSATFTITIPANQQEATLNVVPDDNDINDDNGFVNLTIQPFAGAGQPYGIGTKATAATIVTDNDPLEISFKVDTARVKEGNAAITPLGFTVKLNRMSSRVINLNYQFADAFEGAGADKDPMRARAGEDFQSHITSLAIAPMQLEAEIVVPVIGDVDSEIDQLFAIRLLTATVASSENAPSVVNPLVAVGIIQNDDQPIEMEIKVNKGLSPNGDGKNDVLFIENLEKYVQNEIVIVNRWGGTIFKTSNYNNQSNNFSGRANTGGGSGSNLPDGSYFYVLHVWDSSGNMTRHTGYIVLKR; via the coding sequence ATGAAAAAACCGCGGTATGCGGGTGCAAACCATCTGCGTTTCGCTATTGTAGCCATTATGGCTTTCTTTTTCCTTTGCGGAGAAGTACATGCCCAGGCGCAGACGGCCGTTATCAACCCTACGGGAGGTACCGCCCTTGATAATAACCTGCGTATTGAAGTAAGGGATAGCTGTATACTGGTCAGGCGGAAAGGAGTGGACCAGTATAACCTGGATAATAGCCTGCCGAAGGAAGATATCGGTTTAAGGACCTATTTCACCCTGGAACAACGGTTTGGGCCATTTCAGGAGAAGACGCCCAAGTATGTGAAAGCCTGCGAGATATCAGATGTATATGGGGATGGTTCGCTGGGAAATCCCTACAAGATTGTGACCTTATCTTCTTTCCAGAACCTCAACAGCGCCACTTATAATGTTACCACCGTATATACTTATGTAAACGGAACCTCTTATTATAATATTGATTTTTTTATCAGTTCAGATGAAGAAGCGCTGAATGGTCCTGTTGGTGCAGAAAGGGGAGGGCAATATTACATTCATATTTATTTATCCCAACGAAACTGGATGGGTACTGAGGATTGTAGCACAGGTTTCTTCTCCGGTGAAACATCCGTTGTTTTTGATCCATATCTTAATCAGGGTATGCCTGACCCTGCTCAGACGATCAAGAGCATAGTAGGGTATAAAAGAGACAACGCATCCTGCCCCTCCGGACCGGAAGGTGTAAATGTATTCAAAACAAATGCCGGCTTCACCTCCTGGTTTGCAGGCCCTACAAATAGCAGGGACACAAAAGTGAATCCCGGGTTCCTGTTAAGCAATAATATCAATATAGTACCACAGGCCCAGGGAGTGGCAGTGCACAAAGCCGTTTTTATGGACGCCACAGCCATGGAGATCAATCACGCGATCAAACGTTTTGCCGTTGGTTTTGATTCTACTGAATTGAAGAATGTTTTTGTGCAGGACCCGAACCCGCCTCCCGGATTTACCCATTTCCCCTTCGGTAAAGCTACTATTGAATTATCTGATGCTAACCCTTCCGGACCGGAAGGAGATAATACACATGTGATCAGCAACCTTACCTTAAAGGTAAGCGGCGCCAGGTTTAACCTTCCCCAGCTGGCTACTGTGAAAGTATACCCTACCACCAGCGGAACAAATGATGCGGTGGCAGGTACGGATTATGAAGTGTTATATGCCAAAATACTGATCCCCGCGGGTGATTACACTTTTGTACCGGGTAACTTTCCTTTGAACAATATCCTGATCAAAGGAGATGATGACCTGGACCCGAACAAAACTTTGCGGGTGGAATTAACGAATGATTGTTCTCCGCATCTGCAGTTAGGCACTGTTACCGATGTTATTTATACGATTGAAGATGATGATGCGAATGACCTGTTCATAGAGCCGGCGCAGACTACACTGGAAGAAGGAAAGAGCATGAAAGTGAAAGTAAGGATGTCCGGCACTCCCTTATTAACGGATGTGGTGGTTACCCTGGCTAAAGGAACGGCGGATGCGGAAGCAACAGACCACAGTGTTATTCCTGCTACGGTTACTATTCCTGCCGGCAGTCTTTTTTATGAATTTGATTTTGATGCAACAGCAGACCGGATATTGGAGCCGGCAACGGAAAGTCTTGATATCACAGCTACCGCAACCATATCAGGCATTAACAGAACACATACTACCACTATCAGTATCATTGATACAACAGGATTAAACCCTGCTAACAAGATCATCACTTTCACTTCTCCGGCTACTACAGAAGGGAATAACGCTACCATCACTGCCAGCCTGCCAATAGGCGTGACAACAGAGTTGCCTGTTGTGATTGCCATGACGGAGGATTTTTCAAGTACTACAGACCCTACCGATTTTGGTGTTGCATTTCCATCCGGCATGACCATTCCGGCTGCTGGAAATAATATCTCTTTTACCTTGCCTGTTGCTTCCGATGCTAAACTGGAGTTACAGGAATCGTTGGTGTATAATGGCTCCAGTACAGGTTTTGCGGTGAACAGTGGCCAGCTGGATGTTATCCAGGAAGCGGTGAACCTTACACTTGAATTCGGAGATCCTGCAATTACTCAGATGACGGAAGGAGATGCTAATCCAGGTATAATTGTCCGGTTGCCTTATGCAACGGATTTCGCATTTGATGTGGAATTGGAAATTGATCCAACTTCTACAGTGAACATAGATGATTATTACTATCCTGACCCGGCGGATTTTAAGATCCATTTTTACCCGGGAATGGATTATGCAGCGTTCAATCTTTTTGAAATTTTACCGGACAACTGGTTGGAACTTCAGGAGAAGCTTGTCATAAAGGCAAGCTCACCGGGTTTTACGGCTACTACGGCTACCCTGCTGATCAATGACGGGAATGTTGTGACCCCTGGCAGATTTGAATATTTCCTTGAAACCGTGGATGGTTTGACTGATTATACGGAAGGGGAGACAGTTCAGTTGAAAATCACAGCAGTAGGTGACTTGTCTTCCGAACCTATCACCTTTACGATCGGCACTGCCAGTACAGATATTAATATTACAGCGGCAGATTATGAATTACCGCTTACCGTTACGCTTCCGCCGTTTCAGGATGTAGTCACCTTTGATCTGAAACTCAAAACGGATGCATTAGCAGAAACGGACGAACAGTTGATTATTACAGCAGATGGTGATATAGTGGGTACTCCTTATAGCCTATCTCCTTTAATCGTTAATATCAAGGATGGAATAAACCCTGTTATCGAATTCACTGCATCAGATGTTACAGAAGGAGGGACTGCAACAGTAACGGCAACCCTGCAATCCGGCGTAGCGTTAACAGATATTGTGATCACCCCACAAAGGATTTCCGGTAGTGCCATTGATGATGATATTGTTTTGCCGGCTACTGTAACCATCCTGGCCGGTTCCTCCAGTTCCCTGCCCTTTACTATCAGTGCAGTTCCTGATGATATCCTGGAAAGACAGGAGACACTGGAACTTGGCGGTACAGCTACCGGATACATTATTGCTCCGGTAACCTTAAATGTTAATGACGCTACAAGCGCTGTTTCAGCTAATAAGAATATTACTTTAACGCCTGTTACCACTGATATTACAGAAGGTAATACCGTGAAAGTATGGATTCGCTTACCGGGTAGTATCACTACTTCGGAAGAACTGAGTATTGACCTTACTGCCAGTTCTGTAACCTTGCTGGGTACAGAATACACGATATTACCTGTTAATGTTAAGATACCGGCAGGCGGACATGAAATTTCATTCGACCTGACGGCCAATACGGATAATGTACTGGAGCCAGATGAGTTATTAGATATCACTGCGAGTTCGAGGATCTTCGATGAAGATAAAACGGCTACTACGCAGATAACTATTAAAGATGCTACAGGTACAGCGGCAAATAAAACGATTACCGTTGGTAATGCTGTATCTATAGCAGAAGGACTTACGGCTAACTATGCATTCAGTTTGCCTTTGGGCATCACAACCCAGGACCCTCTGGTGATCCAATTAACACCGGGGCTGGGAACCGATGCTGCTGCCGGGGACTTTGTGGGGAATGTATATCCTTTATCGGTGACCATTCCTGCAAATGGTAATACCTCAACACTATCTGTTCAACCAAAAGCAGATGGCATTATTGAGAACCAGGAGAAACTGATACTGGTGCCATCTTCACTGGGTTATACATTTACCAGAAATGTTGATCTGGATATTATAGATGCTGATCTGGCAGGTGCTACCATTGTACTCAGCGCTGCTGCTGCAAATGTGGCGGAAGGTAGTTCAGTTCGCATCACCGCTACATTGCAGGGATCACTTACAGCTTCAACTCCCATCAATGTGGTGTTATCTAAAGATGGCGCATCTGTTGCGGGTGCTACTGACCATGGTGCTTTAGGTACAATCACCATTGCGGCTGGTGATGCCGATGGATTTGTAGACATCACAGCCAATACAGACCTGATCCTGGAGAACACAGAATCCCTGATCCTGAACGGCACAGCCACCGGCATTACTGTAACTGGTACCACGGTGAACATCACAGATGCTACAGGTACCTCAGCCAACAAACAGCTGACCCTAACCCCTGATGCCTCCACAGTGGCAGAAGGCGGCAGTATCCAGGTGAAAGTAAGTCTGCCCGCTAGTATTATTACTTCAGCAGCACAAACTATCAGCTTAACGAGCGGTACAGGAACCGTAGCTACTTTGCTGGGCACAGAATACACCCTGCCCGCAACAGTTACCATCCCTGCAGGAGGTAGTGAAGCCACCTTCACCCTTACTGCGAATACCGATCAAATTATAGAACCAAACGAGACGTTAGAGATCAGGGCTACTGCTACCATATTCGGTGAAGCAGTAACCATATCTTCCAACGTAGCTATTACAGATGTAACAGCCAGTAAGCTGATCACGATCACGGGTGCTACTACTGTAACAGAAGGCAGCAATGTCACCATCACTTTCAGCCTTCCGGGAGGTACCACTACTGCTGAGGCACTGGATATTGATCTGGCAGTAGCCGGAACTTCCACAGCTTTGCCTGCAGACTTTAATGGTGTATTCCCGGCTAAGGTAACCATCCCTGCCAACGGTGATCACATTGATCTAACCTTATCTGCTAAGACAGATGGTGTTATTGAAGCCTTAGAGAAACTGGAATTAATCCCGAGTGCAACAGGTGGCTTCACATTTAGTAAAAATGTAGAACTGGATGTTGTAGATAATGATCTTTCCGGTGCATCTATATTGCTGACCACTTCTTCTGCTAATTTGCTGGAAGGCGGTACAGCAACAATAACAGCCACTTTGCAAGGTGGGCTGATTGCAGGAAGTGATATTGTTATCACATTATCAAAAGCAGGTACTTCTGCAGTGGCTAATGATGAACACAATGCATTAACTACGATCACTATTCCTGCAACCCAAAGTGCGGGAACATTCACCTTAACAGCTAATACAGATGATCTGCTGGAGCCTTCTGAAAACCTGGATATAGCAGGTATGGCTTCGGGCTTTACGGTTATCCCTGTTACTGTGAATATTGCAGACCTGAATGGCCAGAATAGTAATAATAAGATATTCACCATTACACCTGTTGCCGCATCTGTTCCAGAAGGTAGTTCAACGGTTGTGAAGATCAGTCTTCCTTCTCCGCATAGAACACAGGATGCGCTGACTATTACTTTAAGCAGAGGTGCTTTATCGAGTGCTTCCCTCCAGACTTCAGAATATAATGACTTTACCGGATCGGTAGTAATACCGGCTGGCGGAAATGAGGTTACATTTAACCTGGATGCACTTACTGATAATAGCATTGAACCAACAGAGCAATTGCAGCTGGAAGCGACTGCAATGGTATACGGTACATCCATTACGGCTAAGACCACTGTATCGATCACAGATGTAACAGCCAGCAAGCTGATCACAATCTCTGGTGCTGCTACGGTAACAGAAGGCGGTAATGCCACTATTACATTCAGCCTGCCCGGAGGTATCACCACTGCTGAGGCACTGGATATTGATCTGGCAGTAGCCGGAACTTCCTCTGCTTTGCCTGCAGACTTTAATGGTGTATTCCCAACTAAGGTAACCATCCCTGCCAACGGTGATCACATTGATCTAACCTTATCGGCTAAGACAGATGGTATTATTGAAGCTTTAGAGAAACTGGAATTAATCCCGGGTGCAACAGGCGGCTTCACGTTTAATAAGAATGTAGAACTGGATGTTGTGGATAATGATGCCACAGGAGCCACCATTGTACTCAGCGCCGCTGCTACAAACGTGGCGGAAGGTAGTTCAGTTCGTATCACTGCTACTATACAAGGATCACTCACCTCTGCCACTTCCATCACTGTAGTGTTGTCTAAAGATGGTGCATCTGTTGCGGATGCTGCTGACCATGGTGCTTTAGGAACAATCACTATCACAGCTGGTGTAGCCGATGGATTTGTAGATATCACCGCCAATACAGACCTGATCCTGGAGAACACAGAATCCCTGATCCTGAACGGCACGGCTACCGGCTTTACTGTAACTGGTACTACGGTGAATATCACAGATGCTACAGGTACCTCAGCCAACAAACAACTGACCCTGACCCCTGATGCCTCCACAGTGGCAGAAGGTGGCAGTATCCAGGTGAAAGTAAGTCTACCCGCTAACATTATTACTTCAGCAGCACAAACTATCAGCTTAACGAGCGGTACAGGAACCGTAGCTACTTTGCTGGGCACAGAATACACCCTGCCCGCAACAGTTACCATCCCTGCAGGAGGTAGTGAAGCCACCTTCACCCTTACTGCGAATACTGATCAAATTATAGAACCCAACGAAACGTTAGAGATCAGGGCCACTGCTACGATATTCGGTGAAGCAGTAACCATATCTTCCAATGTAGCGATTACAGATGTTACAGCCAGCAAGCTGATCACGATCACTAGTGTTACTACGGTAACAGAAGGCAGCAATGTCACCATCACTTTCAGTCTGCCAGGAGGTACTACCACTGCCGGGGCACTGGATATTGATCTGGCAGTAGCCGGAACTTCCACAGCCTTGCCTGCAGACTTCAATGGTATATTCCCGACTAAGGTAACCATCCCTGCCAACGGTGATCACATTGATCTGACCTTATCTGCTAAGACAGATGGTGTTATTGAAGCCTTAGAGAAACTGGAATTAATTCCGAGTGCAACAGGCGGTTTCACGTTTAATAAAAATGTAGAACTGGATGTTGTAGATAACGATGCAGCTGGTGCTACCATTGTACTCACTACCGCTGCTGCAAACGTAGCTGAAGGAAACACAGTAAGGATCACAGCCACCATTCAAGGAAGCCTGATCTCTTCAACAAACATTACCATTGCGCTCACAAAAGACGGCGCTTCTGTTGCGGATGCTACTGATCATGGTGCTTTAGGAACAATCACTATTGCAGCTGGTGCAGCCGATGGATTTGTAGATATCACCGCCAATACAGACCTGATCCTGGAGAACACAGAATCCCTGATCCTGAATGGCACAGCTACCGGCTTTACTGTAACTGGTACTACGGTGAATATCACAGATGCTACAGGTACCTCAGCCAACAAACAACTGACCCTGACCCCTGATGCCTCCACAGTGGCAGAAGGTGGCAGTATCCAGGTGAAAGTAAGTCTGCCCGCTAACATTATTACTTCAGCAGCACAAACTATCAGCTTAACGAGCGGTACAGGAACCGTAGCTACTTTGCTGGGCACAGAATACACCCTGCCCGCAACAGTTACCATCCCTGCAGGAGGTAGTGAAGCCACCTTCACCCTTACTGCGAATACCGATCAAATTATAGAACCAAACGAAACGTTAGAGATCAAGGCCACTGCTACGATATTCGGTGAAGCAGTAACCACATCTTCCAACGTAGCTATTACAGATGTAACAGCCAGCAAGCTGATCACGATCTCTGGTGCCACTACCGTAACAGAAGGTAACAGCACAACGATCATCTTCAGCCTGCCAGGAGGTATCACCACTGCAGAAGCCATAGAAATTAACCTGGCACCGGGAATAAATACCCCGGCTGTAGTCGCAGCCGACCTCAATGGCGGCATCCCTGACAAAGTGATCATCCCTGCCGGCGGCAACGATGCCACTTTAACCATCCAGGCAAATACAGATGGTGTAATAGAAACTGTAGAGAAACTGCACCTGATCCCATCCGCTGCCGGAGGATTTACCTTCAGCCAGGATGTATCATTAGATGTACTGGATGAAAACCATAGTGGTACCATTACTTTCACCAGCAACACGGCCGCTGTCCTTGAAGCAAAAGGTGTTGCCACTATAACAGTCAGTCTCCCCGGTGTACTGACTGCAGGCAGTGATATCCAGGTGAACATCACCAAAGGATCTTCCACAGCAAGCCTCTCAGATCACAGTGCTTTACCGGCATCTGTAACTATTGTTACAGGCCAGCATGAAACAACTTTCACTGTTTCTGCTCCGATGGACCTCATCCTGGAAGGCACAGAAAACCTTGTACTTGAAGGTTCTGCCTTAGGGTATGGGGTGAGCGGCACAACCATACAGATCGAGGATTCTACACACAGGGATCCGCTGAATACAGTCATATCACTGCATCCAAATGGAAGTAGTATTGCAGAAGGCACAACAGGCCATTTCTATGTCAGCCTTCCGCCAAATGTTGAATCCAGTACACCTGTAACTGTGCAACTGGCTAAAGCAGGTGCATCCTCTACAGCTGCAGATACAGATCATACAAATATTCCGGCAAGCATTACTATTCCCGCGAATAATAATACCAGCGCTAATTTTGATATCTCTGCAGTGATAGATGGTATTATTGAACCAATAGAAACAGTACAGGTGGATGGAGTTGTTCCTGCAGGATTCACCTTTGCAAGTGCCGGCATTGATATCACAGATGCTACCGGTCTTACCCTGGCAAACAGGCAGATCAGGATCACAATAGATTCAACTATCCTACACGAAGGCAATACCAGCAAAGTAATATTTGCATTACCAACCGGTATCACCTCTGCTACAGATATAGCTATCACTGTGAGTGCCTATAGCAGCTTCTCTGCTAATGCTGCCGATTTCACACTCACACCTAATACCGTGATCCTGCCAAAAGATGTGAATGAGGTAACCGTGGTGTTGGAAGCAATTGAGGACAATACAGATGAACCGGATGAACAGTTAAGACTGACAGGTACTGCTGCCAGCTTTACAGTATTGCATAGCAATACAGTCAGCATCCCTGGCTCAGGTGCTCCGGCTGTTACAGTCACCGCCGTTAAAACAACAGATGCATCAGAACCTTCCACACCAGGCGTGTTCACTATCAAACTGCCTGGCAGTACTGCTGCGCCTGCTGATATCACCGTGAATTATACGGTAACAGGATCGGCGGTATCTAATGAAGATTACGAACCACTTTCCGGTGTGGCTATTATCAAAGCAGGAGACAACGGGGCCACTGTTCCGGTTGTCGTAAAAGATGATCAGATCATTGAGGGAGATGAAACCCTGCAATTGACAATTCAATCTGCCAGCTTTGTTCATTTCGGTAATACCATTGCTGCAAACGTTGATAATACCGGCGGAGCAGGCATGCTGATCCTGGATGACGAAAACATTGCAGAGGGACGTAAGATCTTAATCGAAAAAATAAGCGATGCTTCCGAACCATCCGGCAATGGAAGTGTAAGGGTGCGTTTTGCACATGCTCAATTTACCGCTACTGTTCCTGTAACAGTCACTTACACGGTATCGGGCACAGCAGCCGCTGATGTTGATTATAATGCTTTATCCGGTACGGTAACAATTCCTGCCGGTGACAATGATGCGATTATTCATATTGTACCAAAAGATGATACAGACCTGGAAGGAACAGAAACCATCATCATTCAGTTAACAGGTGCCAGTGCAGGACTTCCGCTTGCAACGCAACAGCAGGCCACAGTGAACCTGGCTGATAATGATATGATGACGGTAGAAGTATCTGCACCGGCCAGTGTTACAGAAGGTACTGCCATCCCGGTAAAAGTACGCGCTTCACAAATCACTCCGGTAGATATGCCGGTAATCATCAGCCTGCAGCATGATGCCTTCAGGACGGTAACTACCAGCGCAACGTTTACCATTACAATACCGGCTAACCAGCAGGAAGCCACCTTAAATGTAGTACCGGATGATAATGATATCAATGATGACAATGGTTTTGTGAACCTGACCATTCAGCCATTTGCCGGTGCAGGGCAGCCATATGGAATAGGTACAAAGGCAACAGCTGCCACAATAGTAACAGACAACGATCCATTGGAGATCTCATTCAAAGTGGATACAGCCAGGGTGAAAGAAGGAAATGCCGCGATCACGCCATTAGGCTTCACCGTTAAACTGAACCGTATGAGCAGCCGTGTGATCAATCTGAACTACCAGTTTGCAGATGCGTTTGAAGGAGCAGGAGCAGATAAAGATCCTATGAGGGCCAGGGCAGGAGAGGACTTCCAGTCGCACATTACCAGTCTGGCAATTGCACCTATGCAACTGGAGGCTGAGATTGTAGTGCCGGTGATCGGGGATGTGGATTCAGAAATAGATCAGCTCTTCGCCATACGCTTGCTTACAGCTACAGTAGCATCTTCAGAAAATGCACCATCGGTGGTAAATCCGCTCGTAGCCGTAGGTATTATACAGAATGATGATCAGCCGATTGAAATGGAGATCAAAGTGAATAAAGGTTTGTCGCCGAATGGTGATGGTAAGAATGATGTGCTCTTCATTGAGAACCTGGAGAAATATGTACAGAATGAGATCGTGATCGTGAACCGTTGGGGAGGAACAATCTTTAAAACAAGTAATTACAATAACCAGTCAAACAATTTCAGCGGTCGCGCTAATACTGGTGGTGGTTCCGGAAGTAATCTGCCGGATGGCTCTTATTTCTATGTTCTGCATGTGTGGGACAGCAGTGGAAATATGACACGCCACACAGGATATATAGTATTGAAACGATAA